From a region of the Qipengyuania spongiae genome:
- a CDS encoding adenosylmethionine--8-amino-7-oxononanoate transaminase — translation MSHSPIWHPFTQHGLGEPIPEVARAEDAELHLADGATVIDAISSWWVTTHGHAHPRIAAAIAEQAARLDQIIFAGWTHEPAERLAVGLRAIMPDNLTRVFFSDSGSTSVEVALKMALGYWRNRGEPRERIVVMDNGYHGDTIGTMSVGARGAFNRAYEPLLFDVTSIPFPHEDAEQATLDALEAACRDGAAAFIVEPLVLGAGGMLVYGAETLAEMRRICASHGTLFIADEVMTGWGRTGTLLACEQAGVEPDILCLSKGLTGGAIPLAVTMASEAVYQAHYAPDRSRMFFHSSSYTANPIACAAACANLDIWREEPVAERIALLAERQAARLADLARHPLIRNPRRIGTIAAFDVGDAQGYLSDLAPRMLAMFRERDVLLRPLGNTVYVMPPYCTTSDQLDAVFATVREVCEIVERST, via the coding sequence CCGAGGACGCAGAACTCCACCTCGCGGACGGAGCAACCGTGATCGACGCGATCTCCTCATGGTGGGTGACGACGCACGGCCACGCCCATCCCCGGATCGCGGCGGCGATTGCCGAACAGGCCGCCCGCCTCGACCAGATCATCTTCGCCGGCTGGACGCACGAGCCGGCAGAACGCCTTGCCGTGGGTTTGCGCGCGATCATGCCGGACAATTTGACGCGCGTGTTCTTCTCCGATTCCGGATCGACCAGCGTCGAGGTCGCGCTGAAGATGGCGCTCGGCTACTGGCGCAACCGCGGCGAGCCGCGCGAGCGCATCGTGGTGATGGACAATGGCTATCACGGCGACACGATAGGGACCATGTCGGTCGGCGCGCGCGGTGCCTTCAACCGCGCCTATGAACCGTTGCTGTTCGACGTCACCTCGATCCCATTTCCGCATGAAGACGCCGAACAGGCGACGCTCGATGCGCTGGAGGCCGCGTGCCGCGACGGTGCAGCCGCCTTCATCGTCGAGCCGCTGGTGCTCGGCGCCGGGGGAATGCTGGTCTACGGCGCGGAGACCCTGGCCGAGATGCGGCGTATCTGCGCAAGCCACGGCACGCTGTTCATCGCCGACGAGGTGATGACCGGCTGGGGCCGCACCGGCACCCTGCTGGCTTGCGAGCAGGCCGGCGTGGAGCCCGACATCCTCTGCCTCTCCAAGGGCCTCACCGGCGGCGCGATCCCGCTCGCCGTCACCATGGCGAGCGAGGCGGTATACCAGGCGCATTATGCGCCCGACCGCTCGCGCATGTTCTTCCACTCCTCCAGCTACACCGCCAACCCCATCGCCTGCGCGGCGGCCTGCGCCAATCTCGACATCTGGCGCGAGGAGCCGGTCGCCGAGCGGATCGCCCTGCTCGCCGAGCGGCAGGCGGCGCGCCTCGCGGACCTCGCCCGCCACCCCCTCATCCGCAACCCCCGCCGGATCGGCACGATCGCGGCCTTCGACGTGGGAGATGCGCAAGGATATCTCTCCGATCTCGCCCCCCGGATGCTGGCCATGTTCCGCGAGCGCGACGTGCTTCTGCGACCGCTTGGCAACACCGTCTACGTCATGCCGCCTTATTGCACGACGTCGGACCAACTGGATGCGGTATTCGCGACAGTGCGGGAGGTGTGCGAGATCGTCGAACGTTCAACCTGA